The stretch of DNA GTTCGCTTACGCCGGCTTGGAACTGTCGGCGACGATGGGCGATGAGGTCGAGAATCCGAAACGCAACCTGCCGCTTTCGATTTATATTGCCGCGCCGTTGATCGGCGTGATGTATCTAGTGGGCACGGGCGCGGTACTGTGGCTGATTCCGCGCGGCGAGGTCAATCTGGTGGCGGGTTTTCTGCAAACCATTCAGGTCGGCATGGCGCGCATTAGCCCAGCGCTCTTTTGGGTCGCACCCGTGTGCGCGGTGCTTTACACCATCGGCAACATCGGCGGCGTCGGCGCGTGGCTGACGGGGCCTGCGCGCGTGGCGTTTGCGATTGGGTTGGATCGCTACTTTCCGCCCGCCTTTAGCCGCATTCATCCGCGCTGGCGCACGCCCTATGTGGCGATTCTGGTCGAAGCGCTGCTGGGCACTATCTTGATGCTGATTTTTGTGGCTGGGAAGAAAAAGCCGAACGTGGGGCAGGTTTACCTGATCTTGCTCAGCGCGCAAGTGCTGATCTATTTCATCCCGTATCTTTATCTGTTCATCGTTTTCATCATGCATCGCCGCCGCGAAGGCGTGACCGAGGGGGTGATGGCCGCGCCGGGCGGGTTATTGGGCGTATATGCGCTGGGCATTTGCGGCTTGGGCGTGACGTTGTTTGCGATGGTGTTGACGATGATTCCACCCGGTGGCGTCAGTTGGTGGGATTTCAACGGAAAAGCATTGGGGAGCGTGATTGGGTTATTGTTGTTGGGCGGCGTGTTGTATTGGCGGGCGAACCGGCATCGTTGATGTCGTTTTGAGAGCCACGAAGCAACTGTGTTGAGAGTCAAGCAAAAAGCTGCTTGACTCTCAACACAGTTGCTTTCGTGTTTTACCTTCTTGAAGTCTATAGCAATGTCATACGCACAACTGGTCGAAAACAAAATTCGTGAAGCGCTGGCCAAGGGCGAATTCGATAACCTGCCGGGTCGGGGCCGCCCGCTTGATCTCGCCGCTTATTTCAATACG from Acidobacteriota bacterium encodes:
- a CDS encoding amino acid permease, which gives rise to MSQANSTPQPALVRSLTLRDLVLMNLVAVLGLRHLGTSAAAGPVTLTLWVVAALFFFIPQGLAVIELSSRFPSSGGVYDWTKRALGEKHGFLCGWCYWINNVLYYPNLLMSAAVIATYAIGKGDTGLKDDLTFVTVTTLVCLWLAVLLNIVGVGTGKWLQNAGGLGTYIPGALVILVGLIAYFTHPSANPIAPADLLPKKADYDSLNLWISIAFAYAGLELSATMGDEVENPKRNLPLSIYIAAPLIGVMYLVGTGAVLWLIPRGEVNLVAGFLQTIQVGMARISPALFWVAPVCAVLYTIGNIGGVGAWLTGPARVAFAIGLDRYFPPAFSRIHPRWRTPYVAILVEALLGTILMLIFVAGKKKPNVGQVYLILLSAQVLIYFIPYLYLFIVFIMHRRREGVTEGVMAAPGGLLGVYALGICGLGVTLFAMVLTMIPPGGVSWWDFNGKALGSVIGLLLLGGVLYWRANRHR